A stretch of DNA from Phenylobacterium koreense:
CCCAGGCGATCTATGAGGAGCTCGACGCCCTCGGCGTGGCCGAGCTCTACGACATCTACGTGCTCTCCGACACGCGGGACGCGGCCATCGCCCAGGCCGAGGCCACCGGCGTGGTTCGCCTGCGGCTGCGGTTGGGCGCTCCCGACCGAATCTTCTATCGCCGCCGCGCCCTGAACCGGGACCGCAAGGCCGGCAACATCGCCGACTGGGTGATCAAGTTCGGAGCCGGCTACGAGTCGATGATCATCCTCGACGCCGACAGCCTGATGACCGGCGACACCATCGTCCGCCTGACCGCAGCCATGGAGCGGGACGAGAAGGCCGGGCTCATCCAGACCCTGCCCAACATCATCGGCGCCACCACACCCTTTGCGCGGCTGCAGCAGTTCGCCGGCCGCATCTATGGCCCCATCATCGCCCGCGGCCAGGACTGGTGGTCGGGCGCCGAGGGCAACTATTGGGGTCACAACGCCATCATCCGCACCCGCGCCTTCGCCGAGTGCGCCGGCCTGCCCCACGTGAAGGGCGGCAAGCCCTTCGGCGGCCACATCATGAGCCACGACTTCGTGGAGGCCGCGCTCCTGCGCCGCGGCGGCTGGGCCGTGCGCATGGCGCCGGAACTGACCGGCAGCTACGAGGAGGCTCCGCCCTCGCTGGTCGACATGGCCGTTCGTGACCGTCGCTGGTGCCAGGGCAACCTGCAGCACAGCGCCATCCTGGGCGCGCGCGGCTTCCATTGGGTGAGCCGGCTGCACCTGGCGCGCGGGGTGCTCGCCTATCTCACCGCGCCCCTGTGGCTGGCCTTCCTGGCGGCCGGCGCCTTCGTCTGGTTCGACCAGCGCGGCGCCATCGGCGAGGCCTCGGCCCCCATGGCCCTCGGGCTTTTCGTCCTGACCATGGTCCTGCTGCTGATCCCCAAGGTCATGGGCGCGCTCGTCACCGCTCGCGACCGCGTGGCGCGCCAGGCCTGCGGCGGACGCATCAAGATGGGCCTGAGCGTCGTCACCGAGGTCGCGCTGTCGGCGCTGATGGCTCCGATCTTCATGTTCATGCACAGCGTCGCGGTGGCCGACGTGCTGCGCGGTCGCCACTCCGGCTGGGCGGCTCAGCAGCGCGACGACGGCAAGATGAAGCTCAAGGACGCCTGGAAGCGGCATGGCATCCACACCCTGCTGGGCCTGGGATGGACCGTCGCCGCCTATCGGCTCGACCCGCTGCTCCTGGCCTGGACCAGCCCGCTGGCCGTCGGCCTCGTGCTGTCCATGCCGATTTCCATGCTGACCTCGCGCGGCGACCTCGGCCGGTTCTGCGAGCGCCTGGGCCTGTTCAGGATTCCGGAGGAAGTGGAGACCCCGCGGGTGATCCGCCGCGCCGTCGAACTGCGCGCCCGGTACGCCGCCGAGGCGGAGATGCGGTTCCAGATCGACCTGATGTTCCGCAGCCCTGCCGAGGTCTACCGGCCGAAGCCGCAGGGCGTGCAGGCCAATCTGCGCGCCGCCGCCTAGAGCGGTCGCTCGGCCGTGACTTCGTAGAGCGTCAGTCGCCGGTCGTCGACCCCCAGGGCTGGCCACCGGCTGCGCCAGGCGGCGATATGCGGGCTCTGGAAATGCGCGTCGAGCGCGGCCTGGTCACGCCAGGCTTCGAACACTCGGATCAGCCCGGGCTCCAGCACGTCCTCGCCATAGGCGTACTGGATGCAGCCGTCCTCGGCGCGGCTGGCCTCGACCATGGCCCGCATGTGCGGGCGCAGAGCCTGTAGATTCTCCGCGGGGACGCGGATCGTGCCGGCGATGATCAGGCTCACGCCCGCTCCAGCCAGGGCTGGCTGATCGCCCGCTTGCCTTCGAAGACGTCGATCGCGCTCACCGCCTGCAGGGTCTCGCCGATGGCGTCGAGGCCCTTGAGCATCTTGTCCTTGCGCGCCGCATCGATCTCGAAGCTGAAGGTCTTGCCCGAGGGCGACACGACCGTCTGCTTCTCCAGGTCGACGGTGACCAGATGGTTGCCGCCCTTGGCCTCGTCCATCAGCGCCTGGACCTCGTCGGCCTTCAGCACCACCGGCAGCAGGCCGTTCTGGAAGCAGTTGTTATAGAAGATGTCCGCGAAGCTGGTGGAGATCACGCAGGTGATGCCGAAGTCCATCAGCGCCCAGGGGGCGTGCTCACGCGAGGAGCCGCAGCCGAAGTTGTCGCCGGCCACCAGCACCGCCGCGCCCTTGTATTCCGGGCGGTTGAGCACGAAGTCGGCCTTCTCCCTGCCGGCCTCATCGAAGCGGAAGTCGTAGAACAGGCCGCGGCCCAGCCCCTCGCGCTCCACGGTCTTGAGGAACTGCTTGGGAATGATCTGGTCCGTGTCGATGTTGGCCAGCGGCAGCGGGGCGATCTTGGCGTCGAGCTTGGTGAAGGCTTTCATGGGTTCGTCTTAGGCAGGGTCTGGCTGATCGTCCAGCGATCGACGTTGCGTGCGCTCTGGCCGCTGGCGGAGATGCTGATGGTGCTGGAGCAGACGGCGCGGACCGCCAGCCCGGTCGAGATGTCGATCTCGTGGCGGCAGGCGTCCTGGCGGTCGACCTTGGCGCCTTCGAAGAACTTCATCGCATCGGCGGCCTTGTCCGGCGCGATCTGCTTCACCAGCAGCTCCATGCTCTTGCGCAGGCTTTCGGAGGCCGAGGCCTGGTCAAAGGCGTTGTTCCACAACACCACCGCGCGGCCGGCCTTTTCATCATAGGATTCAAGGTGAAAGCGGCCGGACGCGGCGACCGGCGGCCCGCCCAGCGGGTTCGGCAACTGGTCGGCGTAGGGGAAGTCCTCGCCGACCTCCAGCGCCAGGCCCTGACCCAGCGAGGCCAACCCCATCTCGCGCATCAGCACCGGGGCGGCCTGGTCCGGCGGAAGCCCGGAAATCATGTTCTGCATCGCCGGACGGACCTTGGAATCGGTGACCCGTTCGCCGATCGCCTGGTCCAGCGCCTGCCGGACCTCGGCCCAGTTGACGATGGAAACCGGCGAAAGCGCCTCGTCGACCTCCAGCACGATCGGCTGCTTGAGCAGCGTCTGGGCGTCGACTTCCGGCCCGTCCCGACTGCTGGCCGTGGCCGATTGCGGGGTCACCGTCAGCACGCCGCCAGTCCCCGAGCCCTTCCAGTCCAGGCGCGAGACCGATTGCGAATGCAGGGCCTGCGGAGCCTGGCCCTGGCGCACGCGCTCACGGTCGCGCTGGACGGTCATGGTCCAGCTCGCCCCGTCGGAGAGCCTGACGGGCAGTTCGTGGGCCACCGCCGCCGAGGCCGCGCAGCAGGCCGCGAGGGCCAGGGCCAGCGGCCTCACGGGCGCTCTCCCTGCTGGATGATCAGGGCCGGTCCGCCGGGTACGCCCGAGCGTACGGTGAAGACCTTTGTGCCCGGCTTTCGGCCGGTTTTCAGCCCATTGATATCGAAACCTGCCGATGAGAGCCGGGCATGGGCCGCCTCGATGTCGGCCACCCGCCACGCCAGGCCGCCAAACCCGTCAGGATCGTCCGAAACCGGCCGTTTCAGGCTGGCGCCCACCTCCACCACGGTATCGGCACAGTGGAAAAAGAGCTGCCGAACGCCCCAATTCTCGTTGGAACGGTCCAGCCGCAGGTCGAGGCCGAGCTTGGCGCCATAGATCGCCAGCGCACGGTCGGGGTTGGCGGTATGAACCACCACATGGTCGAGCCTCGTCACCGGGCCGGGGCTGGTCGCCTCCGACAGCGGCCAGGGGGCGCCGTCGCGCGGCGGGGCGGTCAGCAGGATGTTGAGCCCGCCGGTCGCGGCGCGATCCAGGGAGACGGTCGTCCAGTAGCGCTTGCGGCCGTCGTCGTGCGTCGAGCGGACCGGATGCGGCTTGGTCCCCGGCAGGCCGCGGCGGGCGAGCAGGGCCTGGGCGGCCTCGATGTCCGGGGTCGTGAAGGCCAGGGCCCAGAGCCCCTCGCCATGGGCGGCGAGGTGCGCGCGGATCGTGTCGCCGAAGGCGCCCTCGCCGTGCGGCGCAATGATGTCGAGGGCCATGTTCGGGAGCTGGAACCAAGCGTGCCGGGCCCCGCCGTCGCCGCCGATCCAGTTCGGGGCGAGGCCGAGCATGCGGCCATAAGCGTCCACCGCCCCGTCGAGGTCGTTCACCGCCAGGGCGATGTGATCGAGGCCCGAGATCATGCCAGGCGGCGCTCCGTGTCTTGCGGACCAAACAGCAGCCGCACCGACACCACGGCGAAGCTGAGGGCGTAGGCGATGAGAGCCACCAGGATGGCGGCGCCCAGCGCCAAGCGGCCGGCGCGCTGGCGGCGCGGCTCGACCAGGGTGCGGCCGTCGGCCCACAGGCCCAGCACCTTGCCCTGCAGGAGCTGTGTCTGGATCTGCGTCCCCGGCTGGAGCTGCAGGAAGGGCGTGGGGCTGCCGCAATTGCGCTTGAAGCGGCACTCCAGCATCAGCGGCGTGGCGGTGGTGTCGAGGTCGATGGCGTAGGTGCGGCCGAAAGCGCCGATCTGGTCGACGCTCTCCAGCTTGCCGGAGATCGTGCGGACCGGAGCGAGGTTACCGACCGCCGACTTGGTGGCTACCCAGACGCCCGCCGCCAGGATCGGGGCGCAGAGGGCGACCATGGCCAGCTCCACCGGCTTGTCGAAGCGGTCGCGGTCGCGGAAGGCGACCTGGCTCTGGCGAATGCGGAAGATCAGGGCCAAGGCCGCGACGGCGGCGAAATAGCCGGCCCCGACCATCAACGGCCCGATCTGTCCAGGACCGCGCCCGAACATGCCGCCCTCGCCGAGAAAGGCCGCGATCCCGGCGCCCAGGCCGACGCAAAGGATGGGGAGCCCCCACCAAACCAGGAAACTAGCGCGGGGGCTCATCATCAGGCGAAGTCTCTCACATCGGCGATGTGACCGGCTATGGCCGCCGCCGCCGCCATCGCCGGGCTCATCAGGTGGGTCCGCCCGCCGCGGCCTTGCCGGCCCTCGAAGTTGCGGTTGGAGGTGGAGGCGCAGCGCTCGCCCGGCGCCAGGCGGTCCGGGTTCATGCCCAGGCACATGGAGCAGCCCGGCTCGCGCCAGTCGAAGCCGGAGGCCTTGAAGATGGCGTCGAGGCCTTCTTCCTCGGCCTGGGCCTTCACGAGGCCCGAGCCCGGCACCACCATGGCCCGCACGTGCGGCGCCACCATCTTGCCGTGGACGAAGGCGTGCTGGACCACCTTGGCGGCCTCGCGCAGGTCCTCGATGCGGCTGTTGGTGCAGGAACCGATGAACACCACGTCGATCTTGGCGTCGGTGATCGGCTGGCCGGCGGCCAGGCCCATATAGTCGAGGGCGCGTTCGACCGAGGCCCGCTTGTCGGGGCTGGCGAAGGCTTCGGGTCCCGGGACCAGGTCCTCGATGGAGATGACGTCCTCGGGGCTGGTGCCCCAGGTGACCAGGGGCGCGATCTTGCCCGCGTCGATGGTCACTTCGCGGTCGAAGACTGCGTCGTCGTCCGAATAGAGCGTCTTCCAGTAGGAGAGGGCCATCTCCCAGGCGCCGCCCTTGGGCGCGGCGGGCCGGCCCTGCATGTAGTCGAAGGTGGTCTGGTCGGGCGCCACGAGACCTGCGCGGGCGCCGCCCTCGATGGTCAGGTTGCACAGGGTCATGCGGCCTTCCATCGAAAGCTCGCGCACGGCCTCACCGGCGTATTCGATGACATAGCCGGTGCCGCCGGCGGTGCCGATCTCGCCGATGACCGCCAGGGCGAAGTCCTTGGCGCCGACGCCGGGGGCGGGGGTTCCACTGATCGTCACCCGCATATTCTTCGCCTTCTTCTGGCGAAGGGTCTGGGTGGCCAGGACGTGCTCGACCTCGGAGGTGCCGATGCCGTGGGCGAGGGCCCCGAAGGCGCCGTGGGTCGAGGTATGGCTGTCGCCGCAGACGATGGTCATGCCCGGCTGGGTGCGGCCCTGTTCGGGGCCGACCACGTGGACGATCCCGTTGCGGATGTCGCCCATGGGGAAGAACTCGATGCCGTTGTCCTTGACGTTGCGCTCCAGCGTCTGGAGCTGCAGGCGCGCCTCTTCGTCGGCGACGGCGGCCACGCCCTTGGCCTGGCCCTCGGTGGGAATGTTGTGGTCGGCGACCGCAAGCGTGCGGTCCGGCCGGCGCACCGGCCGATGGTTGGCGCGAAGGCCCGCGAAGGCCTGCGGCGTCGTGACCTCATGGATGAGGTGCAGGTCGATATAGAGGATCGATTCCTCGTCCTGCCCCTGGTCCGGATTGGGGACGACGTGAGCGTCCCAGATCTTGTCGTAAAGCGTCTTTCCAACCATGCGCGGCATCTAGGTCTTGATGGCCGTCAAAGTCCAGCATCCGCCCGCATTTGCCGAATTTACCAGATCATCTATTCATGGGCGGATGGCGAACGCAGATTGGGACCTGTTCCAGAGCCTGCACTCCGTGCTCCAGGCCGGAAGCCTGTCGGCGGCGGCCAAGTCGCGCGGCCTGACCCAGCCGACCCTCGGCCGGCACATCGAGGCCCTGGAGCAACGGCTGGGCGCGCCGCTGTTCCTGCGCTCGCCCAGGGGCCTCACCCCCACCGACCTGGCGCTGCAGCTCGAACCGCATCTGGCCGAGATGAACGCGGCCGCCGCGGCCGCCCTGCGGGACGCCTCGGGCGCGGCCGACTCCCTGAAGGGCGCCATCCGCATCACCACCAGCCAGATCATCGGCGCCGAGGTGCTGCCGCCGATCCTCGGCGCCTTCCGCCGGGAGAATCCGGAGATCGACCTCGAACTGGTCCTCTCGAACAAGACCGAGGACCTCTCGCGCCGCGACGCCGACATCGCCGTGCGGATGGTGCGCCCGACCCAAGGGTCGCTGGTGGCCCGCAAGGTCGGGGCGATCGGCGTCGGCTTCTACGCCTCGCCGGACTATGCGGCCACGCATGGGATTCCGGAGTCCCTGATCGAACTGGACCATCACAGCGTCATCGGCTTCGACCGCGAGTCGCCGTCGATCGAGGCCCTGGCAGAGCTGAACCTGCCCTGGGAGGTGACGCGCGAGCTCTTCGCCTTCCGGACCGACAACGATGTCGCCCAGCTCGCGGCCCTGCGCGCCGGAATGGGGATCGGCGTCTGCCACCACGTGCTGGCCGCCCGCTATGGCCTCGTTCGGGTGCTGGCCAACGCCTTCAACTTCGAGCTGGAGGTCTGGATCGCCATGCACGAGAACCTGCGAGGCCACCGCCGCATGCGCCTGATGTTCGACCACCTCGTGGCGGGGTTCCAGGGCTATCTCGCCGAGGGCCGCAAGGCCTGATCGTCCACGCCGAGAGGCAGAGGGGAGGGCGGCTTCATGCCGGCACGCATTCATATCGTCGGCGCGTCGTCCTCGGGGACGACCACGCTGGGCGCGGCGCTGGCCGAGCGCCTGCCCGCCGCGCACCTGGACTCGGACGCGTTCTTCTGGGAAGCGACCGACCCCCCGTTCGCGACCAAGCGCCCGCCGGAGGAGCGCGTGGCGCTGATGGAGGCGGCGATGGCGGACGCGCCGTCCTGGATCATCTCCGGGTCCATGATGGGCTGGGGCGAAGTCTTCGTCCCGCGGCTGGACCTGGCGGTCTTCCTGCGCGTCCCGCAGGAGGTCCGGATGGCGCGGCTGCTGGCGCGCGAGCGCGCGCGGTACGGGCAGGCGATCGAGCCGGGCGGCGCGCAGCACGCGGCGCACCTGGAATTCGTCGAATGGGCGCGGAATTACGAACAGCCCGGCTTCCCTGGCCGCAGCCTGGAGCGCCACCGAGCCTGGCTGGCGGCCTTGCCGTGCCCGGTGATCGAGATCGAAGGCGCGCCGAGCCTGGAAGATAGCGTCCGGCAGGTGCTCGTGGTGCTGGGGGAGCGGCGCTAGATCCTCCCTCGTTGGGAGAGGTGGCGCATATGAAGGACTCCGCCGCTAGAGAGGCCGCCGTCAGGCGGTTCCGCCGCAATCCTCCCCCGGCGGGGAGGCCCCTTCAGTCGACCATTCGGCCGACAGCTCCCCCAGCGGGGAGCATCTGACGCCCTCGCGCTAGTGGCCAAGCGCTGCCGTTGCGGTAGACTTCGCGTGGTGGGTGAAATTGGAGGCCTTATGCTGAACCATACCGGCGGCTGCCTTTGCGGCGAGGTTCGTTACGAGGCCGAGGGCGAGCCGATCAATGTGCGGGTCTGCCATTGCCGACTGTGCCAGCGGGCGATCGGTGCGGCGTTCAACGCCCGGGCGCTGTTTTCCATCGACAAGGTGCGGCTGAGCGGCGCGGTGGCGAGCGCCCACTCCTCGCCCGGGGTCAAGCGGGGCTTCTGCGCCAAGTGCGGCACGACGCTCTATTCGATGCGCGAGGACAAGGGCGTGATGGGCCTGACCTTCGGCAGCCTGGACGAGCCGGATCGGCTGGCGCCCACCGAGCATATCTGGACCTCCAGCAAGCAGGCCTGGCTGGAGCTGGACGATGGGCTGCCGCAGCACCCGGAAGGCCATCCGGGCTAAAAAAAGAAAACGGCGGCTGCGTCGCCGCAACCGCCGTTCCGTAATCCCTGGGATCGACCGAAGGCTTAGGCTTCGGTGGTTTCCTTCGAGGTGTTCACCTGACGCTCGGCGATACGGGCCGACTTACCGCGACGGTCGCGCAGGTAGTAGAGCTTGGCGCGACGGACGACGCCGCGACGCTTCACTTCGATGGAGTCGATGTTCGGCGAATAGAGCGGGAACACGCGCTCCACGCCTTCGCCGAAGGAGATCTTGCGGACGGTGAAGCTCTCGTTCACGCCGCCGCCCTGACGGCCGATGCAGACGCCTTCGTAGGCCTGAACGCGCTCGCGGTCGCCTTCCTTGATCTTCACGTTCACGCGCAGGGTGTCGCCGGCTTGGAAGTCCGGGATCTGGCGGGTGGCGGCCAGGCGGTCGAGCTCTTCTTTTTCGAGCTGTTGAATGATGTTCATAGCGGTCGTCCTTGTCCTACTGGGCTTTACTCGCCCTTTGCCTGTTGATTGGCGAGATACCGCGCCCAGAGATCCGGACGCCGCTCCCGCGTGGCCGCTTCGCGCTGCGCCCGCCGCCACTTGCCGATGTCGGCGTGATGGCCACTGAGCAGCACGGGCGGTATCTCAAGTCCCTCGAACTCCCGCGGCCTGGTGTACTGCGGATGCTCGAGAAGCCCGTCCTCGAAACTCTCTTCACTCAGGCTTTCGGCCTGGCCGAGGACGCCGGGCACGAGCCTTACGCACGCTTCGATCGCCACCAGGGACGCCGCCTCGCCGCCGGCGAGAACCGCGTCTCCGACGCTGATCTCCTCGAACCCCCGGGCGTCGAGCACCCGCTGGTCCACCCCTTCGAACCGCCCGGCCAGGACGATCAGTCCCGGCCCCTTGGCCCATTCACTCACGCGCGCCTGGGTCAGGGGCCGACCCCGTGCGCTCATGTACAAAAGCGGCCGCCCCCGCCGCTCCACGCTGTCCAGCGCGGCTGCGATGACGTCCGCTCGCATGACCTGCCCCGGGCCGCCACCCGCAGGGGTGTCGTCGAGGAAGCCGCGCTTATCCTTGGAAAACGCCCGAATGTCCACTGTTTCCAGAGTCCAAAGGCCATGTTCGCGCCAGGCCGTGCCGATCAGCGACACGCCAAGCGGGCCGGGATAGGCCTCGGGGAACATGGTCAGGACGGTGGCGTCGAAGGACATGGCGCGGCTTTTGGACCACTCCGCGCGGAATTTCCACTGCGGCTGCTCTCGGCGATGGCCCGGACCTGGCGGCCCTGCCATGACGAACCGTAGGTTTCAAACCGCATGGACGCGCTCCCCATTGGAAGGGATCCGGCTTAGTCGTCCGCCGGCAGGAGCTGGGGGTTCCAGACGATTTCCCAGACGTGGCCGTCGGGATCTCGGAAATAGCCGGAATAGCCGCCCCAGAACGCATCCTGGGCCGGCTTGACGATTTCGGCGCCGGCCGCCGCGGCGGAGGCCATGACCTCGTCGACCTCTTCCTTGCGGCTGACATTGTGGCCGATGGTCATGGCCGTGGAGCTGACCGGGGAGACGGGCAAGCCGGTGTCATGGGCGATGTCGTCCTGGGCCCAGATCGCCAGCTTAAGCCCGCCCGACAGGTCGAAGAACGCCACGGCGCCGTGTTCGAACTCCTGGCCGACGACGCCCTGCGTCGGCAGGCCCAGGCCGTCGCGGTAGAACAAGAGCGATCGTTCGAGATCGGCGACGCCCAGCGTCAGGACGGAAATTCGCGGCTTCATGTTTCGACTCCGGCGATCAAGAGCAGCGGCTTTGGGCCGCAGGC
This window harbors:
- a CDS encoding VOC family protein — translated: MISGLDHIALAVNDLDGAVDAYGRMLGLAPNWIGGDGGARHAWFQLPNMALDIIAPHGEGAFGDTIRAHLAAHGEGLWALAFTTPDIEAAQALLARRGLPGTKPHPVRSTHDDGRKRYWTTVSLDRAATGGLNILLTAPPRDGAPWPLSEATSPGPVTRLDHVVVHTANPDRALAIYGAKLGLDLRLDRSNENWGVRQLFFHCADTVVEVGASLKRPVSDDPDGFGGLAWRVADIEAAHARLSSAGFDINGLKTGRKPGTKVFTVRSGVPGGPALIIQQGERP
- a CDS encoding GFA family protein → MLNHTGGCLCGEVRYEAEGEPINVRVCHCRLCQRAIGAAFNARALFSIDKVRLSGAVASAHSSPGVKRGFCAKCGTTLYSMREDKGVMGLTFGSLDEPDRLAPTEHIWTSSKQAWLELDDGLPQHPEGHPG
- the leuD gene encoding 3-isopropylmalate dehydratase small subunit, encoding MKAFTKLDAKIAPLPLANIDTDQIIPKQFLKTVEREGLGRGLFYDFRFDEAGREKADFVLNRPEYKGAAVLVAGDNFGCGSSREHAPWALMDFGITCVISTSFADIFYNNCFQNGLLPVVLKADEVQALMDEAKGGNHLVTVDLEKQTVVSPSGKTFSFEIDAARKDKMLKGLDAIGETLQAVSAIDVFEGKRAISQPWLERA
- the mdoH gene encoding glucans biosynthesis glucosyltransferase MdoH codes for the protein MDRVTARRAAAPWKPRVEPALQTLPGRAALEMPIQSLERDAVKGARARFADSHRWRRILLLGATGASTAAAAAIMTQLLAPKGFSPADGLMLALFVVLFAWVAFAFVSGTAGFLLAWRARAASPLDPQPIIFTRTALLMPTYNEDPGRILSGAQAIYEELDALGVAELYDIYVLSDTRDAAIAQAEATGVVRLRLRLGAPDRIFYRRRALNRDRKAGNIADWVIKFGAGYESMIILDADSLMTGDTIVRLTAAMERDEKAGLIQTLPNIIGATTPFARLQQFAGRIYGPIIARGQDWWSGAEGNYWGHNAIIRTRAFAECAGLPHVKGGKPFGGHIMSHDFVEAALLRRGGWAVRMAPELTGSYEEAPPSLVDMAVRDRRWCQGNLQHSAILGARGFHWVSRLHLARGVLAYLTAPLWLAFLAAGAFVWFDQRGAIGEASAPMALGLFVLTMVLLLIPKVMGALVTARDRVARQACGGRIKMGLSVVTEVALSALMAPIFMFMHSVAVADVLRGRHSGWAAQQRDDGKMKLKDAWKRHGIHTLLGLGWTVAAYRLDPLLLAWTSPLAVGLVLSMPISMLTSRGDLGRFCERLGLFRIPEEVETPRVIRRAVELRARYAAEAEMRFQIDLMFRSPAEVYRPKPQGVQANLRAAA
- a CDS encoding VOC family protein; amino-acid sequence: MKPRISVLTLGVADLERSLLFYRDGLGLPTQGVVGQEFEHGAVAFFDLSGGLKLAIWAQDDIAHDTGLPVSPVSSTAMTIGHNVSRKEEVDEVMASAAAAGAEIVKPAQDAFWGGYSGYFRDPDGHVWEIVWNPQLLPADD
- a CDS encoding putative quinol monooxygenase encodes the protein MSLIIAGTIRVPAENLQALRPHMRAMVEASRAEDGCIQYAYGEDVLEPGLIRVFEAWRDQAALDAHFQSPHIAAWRSRWPALGVDDRRLTLYEVTAERPL
- the rplS gene encoding 50S ribosomal protein L19 yields the protein MNIIQQLEKEELDRLAATRQIPDFQAGDTLRVNVKIKEGDRERVQAYEGVCIGRQGGGVNESFTVRKISFGEGVERVFPLYSPNIDSIEVKRRGVVRRAKLYYLRDRRGKSARIAERQVNTSKETTEA
- the leuC gene encoding 3-isopropylmalate dehydratase large subunit, yielding MVGKTLYDKIWDAHVVPNPDQGQDEESILYIDLHLIHEVTTPQAFAGLRANHRPVRRPDRTLAVADHNIPTEGQAKGVAAVADEEARLQLQTLERNVKDNGIEFFPMGDIRNGIVHVVGPEQGRTQPGMTIVCGDSHTSTHGAFGALAHGIGTSEVEHVLATQTLRQKKAKNMRVTISGTPAPGVGAKDFALAVIGEIGTAGGTGYVIEYAGEAVRELSMEGRMTLCNLTIEGGARAGLVAPDQTTFDYMQGRPAAPKGGAWEMALSYWKTLYSDDDAVFDREVTIDAGKIAPLVTWGTSPEDVISIEDLVPGPEAFASPDKRASVERALDYMGLAAGQPITDAKIDVVFIGSCTNSRIEDLREAAKVVQHAFVHGKMVAPHVRAMVVPGSGLVKAQAEEEGLDAIFKASGFDWREPGCSMCLGMNPDRLAPGERCASTSNRNFEGRQGRGGRTHLMSPAMAAAAAIAGHIADVRDFA
- a CDS encoding LysR family transcriptional regulator, yielding MANADWDLFQSLHSVLQAGSLSAAAKSRGLTQPTLGRHIEALEQRLGAPLFLRSPRGLTPTDLALQLEPHLAEMNAAAAAALRDASGAADSLKGAIRITTSQIIGAEVLPPILGAFRRENPEIDLELVLSNKTEDLSRRDADIAVRMVRPTQGSLVARKVGAIGVGFYASPDYAATHGIPESLIELDHHSVIGFDRESPSIEALAELNLPWEVTRELFAFRTDNDVAQLAALRAGMGIGVCHHVLAARYGLVRVLANAFNFELEVWIAMHENLRGHRRMRLMFDHLVAGFQGYLAEGRKA
- a CDS encoding AAA family ATPase: MPARIHIVGASSSGTTTLGAALAERLPAAHLDSDAFFWEATDPPFATKRPPEERVALMEAAMADAPSWIISGSMMGWGEVFVPRLDLAVFLRVPQEVRMARLLARERARYGQAIEPGGAQHAAHLEFVEWARNYEQPGFPGRSLERHRAWLAALPCPVIEIEGAPSLEDSVRQVLVVLGERR